One Sanguibacter keddieii DSM 10542 genomic window carries:
- a CDS encoding NADPH-dependent FMN reductase — protein sequence MTRIGIILGSTRPNRNGEQVARWVLDIASQRDGVEYELVDLRDYPLPHLDEPVPPSMGEHTQEHTKRWAAKIASFDGYVIVTPEYNHSTSGVLKNAIDYLFHEWHDKAVGFVSYGSVGGARAVEHLRLVAGELMMADVRQQVTLPLASEFKDYSELTPSDASVDALGTLLDQVTAWSEALAPLRARS from the coding sequence ATGACCCGCATCGGCATCATCCTCGGCAGCACCCGACCCAACCGCAACGGCGAGCAGGTGGCCCGCTGGGTCCTCGACATCGCGTCGCAGCGGGACGGCGTCGAGTACGAGCTCGTCGACCTGCGCGACTACCCGCTCCCCCACCTCGACGAGCCCGTCCCGCCGTCCATGGGCGAGCACACCCAGGAGCACACCAAGCGGTGGGCCGCGAAGATCGCGTCCTTCGACGGGTACGTCATCGTCACGCCCGAGTACAACCACTCGACGTCCGGCGTGCTCAAGAACGCCATCGACTACCTGTTCCACGAGTGGCACGACAAGGCCGTCGGCTTCGTCTCCTACGGCTCCGTGGGCGGCGCCCGCGCCGTCGAGCACCTGCGGCTCGTCGCCGGCGAGCTGATGATGGCCGACGTCCGCCAGCAGGTGACCCTGCCCCTCGCCTCGGAGTTCAAGGACTACTCCGAGCTCACGCCCTCCGACGCGTCCGTCGACGCCCTCGGCACGCTCCTCGACCAGGTCACCGCCTGGAGCGAGGCCCTCGCACCGCTGCGTGCGAGGTCCTGA
- the drmD gene encoding DISARM system SNF2-like helicase DrmD, with amino-acid sequence MTAQSEAAPRLPRPGDIVEVRGSNWAVADVREQGLPRSSADDGVPELNHVLSLQSLAEDRMGEELSVIWELEVGNSVAPDQGLPETITPDGFDDPNRLAAFVDAVRWGAVTSANEGAFQAPFRSGANVEAYQLEPLRRALQAPRTNLLLADDVGLGKTIEAGLVVQELLLRHRARSVVIVCPPSLALKWQDEMREKFGLDFVIVNSDLMAQVRRSHGLNANPLRLFPRVIVSMAWLPGLRAQRLLRDVYSEVGKVGSARNYAFDILVVDEAHHVAPSSPTAVGGARGYAVDSQRTIAVRDLARVCEHRLFLSATPHNGHSESFTALLEMIDNRRFSRGATVDSDALKDVTVRRLKRDIKEKNFRARELKTITFEPGSDEQEAFERLDAILEASARANGQKRSGDIVSMLLKKRFLSSPYAFGSTLAGYRDATRGAPADWDDEDEYYAEVLGSDQSDEEEGAAEHPEFDALRKSKTAHPLVTATEEELEQLVNWGLGFQSKPDSRLRALVDWLNAICKPDGKNWTNERVVIFTEYSDTLHWIVEVLRSQGFDGTRLLTIEGSSPAEERELTRARFNADPSREPVRVLVATDAAGEGIDLQAHCHRLVNFDVPFNPSRLEQRIGRIDRYGQTQAPQVFQFLPEKDSGTYGADMEFMRRIAEKVATVADDLGSVNQVIDADIQNHFGRVKVATRAQVLKDEGNAIINRALAGDQDLNRTLTQLANTYDDQKVRMHLTPSNARRVVDTALTLTNQPTLVQEGSQDHDVEVFRVPNLAPSWDAAIRGLDTRLRPGVYRPITFDDAIHSGSFEEVVHVHLGHTLMQKASRILRSTLFTTDSSVNRVTAVVVDGLDESCVAAISRLVLVGRGGLRLHEEVFVTGVRVKGQRLAEAKAEALLERTLDHAELTLADEGLRTRLAEAWTIDDGRLRSKLESEMRGRATRQQESVTADLTKRREADVDRARAIFGNFRRNLQESLTDRRAKQEEINSMLFDLDPNQAQQYRLDIRSMENRLENLSAEEAREIQAIRERYTDIRPFVSAVAVVFALTPSDAQAGVL; translated from the coding sequence ATGACGGCACAGTCGGAGGCGGCGCCGCGTCTCCCGAGGCCAGGTGACATCGTCGAGGTACGGGGATCGAACTGGGCTGTGGCTGATGTGCGTGAGCAGGGCTTGCCACGCAGCAGTGCGGATGACGGCGTCCCGGAGCTCAACCATGTGCTCTCGCTCCAGTCGCTCGCCGAAGACCGTATGGGTGAAGAGCTCAGCGTCATCTGGGAGCTCGAAGTCGGGAACTCAGTCGCCCCGGACCAAGGCTTGCCTGAGACGATCACCCCCGATGGGTTCGACGATCCCAATCGTCTCGCTGCCTTCGTCGACGCTGTTCGTTGGGGTGCGGTGACGTCGGCGAACGAAGGCGCGTTCCAGGCCCCATTCCGCTCCGGAGCGAATGTCGAGGCGTACCAGCTGGAGCCGCTACGCCGCGCATTGCAGGCCCCTCGCACTAACTTGTTGCTCGCCGATGACGTCGGGCTGGGTAAGACCATCGAAGCTGGGTTAGTCGTCCAAGAGCTTCTCCTGCGGCACCGCGCGAGGTCCGTGGTGATCGTCTGCCCGCCAAGCCTTGCACTCAAGTGGCAGGACGAGATGCGTGAGAAGTTCGGCCTTGATTTTGTCATCGTCAACTCTGACCTGATGGCTCAGGTTCGTCGGTCCCATGGCCTGAACGCCAACCCGCTACGTCTGTTCCCTCGTGTGATCGTGTCGATGGCATGGCTGCCGGGTCTGCGTGCCCAGCGCCTGCTTCGAGACGTCTACTCCGAGGTAGGCAAGGTAGGTTCTGCTCGCAACTACGCCTTCGACATCCTCGTGGTCGACGAGGCGCACCATGTCGCTCCGTCGAGCCCGACAGCGGTCGGCGGAGCCCGTGGGTACGCGGTCGACTCCCAGCGCACCATCGCTGTTCGCGATCTGGCTAGAGTGTGTGAGCACCGCCTGTTCCTTTCGGCTACGCCGCACAACGGCCACTCGGAGTCGTTCACCGCTCTCCTAGAGATGATCGACAATCGTCGGTTCTCTCGAGGTGCGACGGTCGACTCGGATGCCTTGAAGGATGTCACGGTCCGGCGGCTCAAGCGCGACATCAAGGAGAAGAACTTCAGAGCGCGCGAACTGAAGACGATCACCTTCGAGCCTGGATCTGACGAGCAGGAGGCCTTCGAACGGCTAGACGCAATCTTGGAGGCCAGCGCTCGGGCCAACGGCCAGAAACGCAGCGGCGACATCGTCTCGATGCTGCTGAAGAAGCGGTTCCTCTCGTCCCCGTACGCCTTCGGGTCGACCCTCGCCGGATACCGTGACGCCACGCGCGGTGCCCCGGCAGACTGGGACGACGAGGACGAGTACTACGCCGAAGTTCTCGGATCGGACCAGTCAGACGAAGAGGAAGGCGCTGCCGAGCACCCGGAGTTCGATGCTCTGCGAAAATCCAAGACCGCGCACCCGCTGGTGACGGCCACCGAAGAGGAACTCGAACAACTCGTCAACTGGGGTCTGGGCTTCCAATCAAAGCCTGACTCTCGGCTCAGGGCGTTGGTGGACTGGCTCAACGCGATCTGCAAGCCCGACGGCAAGAATTGGACCAACGAGCGTGTGGTCATCTTCACCGAGTACTCGGACACGCTGCACTGGATCGTCGAGGTGCTTCGGAGCCAAGGCTTCGACGGGACCCGCCTCTTGACCATCGAAGGATCTTCGCCCGCCGAGGAACGTGAGCTGACGCGCGCCAGGTTCAACGCCGATCCGTCCAGGGAGCCGGTCCGCGTCCTGGTGGCTACGGATGCAGCTGGCGAAGGTATCGATCTGCAGGCGCACTGCCACCGCCTCGTCAACTTCGACGTGCCGTTCAACCCGTCGCGTCTCGAGCAGCGGATCGGTCGTATCGACCGGTACGGGCAGACTCAGGCACCGCAGGTCTTCCAGTTCTTACCTGAGAAGGACTCTGGCACCTACGGGGCTGACATGGAGTTCATGCGCCGCATCGCCGAGAAGGTCGCCACCGTCGCCGACGACCTCGGGTCCGTGAACCAGGTGATCGACGCGGACATCCAGAACCACTTTGGTCGTGTGAAGGTCGCTACGCGCGCCCAAGTCCTCAAGGACGAGGGCAACGCCATCATCAACAGGGCGCTCGCCGGAGATCAAGACCTCAACCGCACGCTCACACAGCTCGCCAACACCTACGACGATCAGAAGGTGCGCATGCACCTCACGCCGTCCAATGCCCGTCGCGTCGTCGACACAGCCCTGACGCTGACGAACCAGCCGACCCTCGTTCAAGAGGGCTCGCAGGACCACGACGTCGAGGTATTCCGGGTGCCGAACCTTGCCCCCTCGTGGGATGCGGCGATCAGGGGCCTCGATACTCGTCTCCGCCCAGGCGTCTATCGGCCTATCACCTTCGACGACGCCATCCACTCCGGCAGCTTCGAGGAAGTTGTTCACGTCCACCTCGGCCATACGCTCATGCAGAAGGCGTCGCGCATCCTCCGCTCGACTTTGTTCACCACGGACTCCTCAGTCAACAGAGTCACAGCCGTCGTGGTCGACGGACTCGACGAGTCGTGCGTCGCGGCGATCTCTCGCCTCGTCCTGGTCGGACGGGGTGGCCTCCGGCTCCACGAAGAGGTCTTCGTCACGGGCGTCCGAGTCAAGGGGCAGCGTCTTGCGGAGGCGAAGGCCGAGGCGCTCCTCGAGCGGACCCTGGATCATGCGGAGCTCACGCTCGCCGACGAGGGCCTCCGGACCCGACTCGCCGAGGCGTGGACGATCGACGACGGTCGGCTGCGGTCCAAGCTCGAGAGTGAGATGCGCGGTCGAGCCACCCGCCAGCAGGAGTCGGTGACAGCGGACTTGACCAAACGGCGCGAGGCAGACGTGGACCGGGCCAGGGCGATCTTCGGGAACTTCCGGCGCAACCTGCAAGAGTCACTGACCGATCGCCGTGCCAAGCAGGAGGAGATCAACAGCATGCTGTTCGACCTCGACCCGAACCAGGCCCAGCAATACCGCTTGGACATCAGATCGATGGAGAACCGGTTGGAGAACCTGTCAGCTGAAGAAGCTCGTGAGATCCAAGCGATCAGGGAACGTTACACCGACATTCGACCTTTCGTGTCGGCCGTTGCGGTGGTCTTCGCCTTGACCCCGTCGGATGCCCAGGCAGGAGTGCTGTGA
- a CDS encoding Eco57I restriction-modification methylase domain-containing protein, with protein sequence MKIPRKPRLTREHRDWLELVDREGPFVAIPALKRVYPQGIPQMGANEKAALRDAKPDFDRSWDAWSKTSDENQVESALEQYHGARDKWIDAVLRDAAGWDEFLGWGDEVFVGSTPKASSPSRVDSVEASGAFSRQGEIAALVLVVDPVESLRDPLVDEPWTASPIDRMDAILRASHYEIGVVTDGRWWAIVSAQDRVMTASGIVDSQTWIEEADVRDGFFELLSPLRLAGGQENDRLRALFYESVTAAEDITVALGTQVRRAVDLLVTAFSEGTADARESSRTDPLPSDRGLVYEGAVTVMMRVVFLLFAEERSMMPQSPLFTEGYGVSGLLDALDKRKREEGAEALDGTHYTWHRLLATSQALSQGVTSEDMRLPAYGGSLFDPSRFMFMTATDDRGSLAVTVSDRVMLEVLRAVQEAVISGERRRVSFRDIDVEQIGYIYEGLLGYTAADVDEVVVGLVGKDGEEPEIPLTTLEGLAESAPDAKKLAESVVKWVKDNQHGAATKSATALKKLLDSVVEDGERALLSVTRDSELLDQLRPFVGIIRRDLRERPVVIRPGGLAIIETPSRANSGAHYTPKSLAQEVVRYALEPLVYRPGPHQTEDTDQWRLLDSNEILDLKVADIACGSGAFLVAAAEYLAARVLQAWQSEGVRGTPHELEVKAKRQVVAQCLYGADINGMAVEMCKLSLWLVSLDPDQPFSFVDDKVLHGNSLLGITDVRQLEALHIDPAQAKSSVLGNYSEGTLFGGGSEAQGMELLDVRSVIQRAVRLRQRLASEVDDHDPARSTNTKLRLWHEYEDVIEQTRDVANGIIAAGLQEGGKSGKKLNERYENLRIAVDRAFAAGRGDRVMLDSIVVEGLRPAVDTDYDRWKPLHWALAVPDVLERGGFDAIVGNPPFLGGQKLTGAMGTNVRDWLVNVLADGRRGSADLVAYFFLRATALLHAKGALGLIATNTIAQGDSRQVGLDAMVADGFTITRSIQSRSWPAASANLEYAAVWGTRASVAEAVPRVADDIPVRRISTLLEPAGRVHGNPIRLAENAGVAYVGCYVLGMGFVVAPEEAAEWIATDPRNAEVLFPYLNGEDLNSRPDASASRWVIDFNDLEEATAASYTLPFERISQFVKPERQRRNPDGLFALRKPLPERWWQYAEKRPAMRRAIADLGEVLVIARVSKTVMPVRVPTGQVASEQCIVFATSSYSDQAILSSSIHQTWSLTYGSGMRNDPRYTPSDIFETFPRPNNARVELAEIGCRLEVDRRGVLQSLGGGLTKLYNRINDPMDLDDQGIAELRDLHVELDKEVLRSYGWSDIELDYGFHEYRKYRRWTLGPGARVELLDRLLEENHRRGGR encoded by the coding sequence GTGAAGATTCCCCGTAAGCCCCGCCTCACACGTGAGCACCGGGACTGGCTCGAGCTGGTCGACCGCGAAGGCCCGTTCGTCGCTATCCCAGCGCTCAAGCGCGTCTACCCTCAAGGGATCCCGCAGATGGGAGCCAACGAGAAGGCCGCGCTGCGTGACGCCAAGCCTGACTTCGACCGGTCGTGGGACGCCTGGAGCAAGACGTCTGATGAGAATCAGGTTGAGAGTGCTCTCGAGCAGTACCACGGAGCTCGAGACAAGTGGATCGACGCGGTGCTGCGCGACGCGGCTGGCTGGGACGAGTTCCTCGGCTGGGGGGACGAGGTGTTTGTCGGTTCGACGCCCAAGGCATCCTCGCCCAGTCGGGTCGACTCGGTAGAGGCGAGTGGCGCTTTCTCGCGGCAGGGTGAGATCGCAGCGCTCGTCCTCGTGGTCGATCCGGTTGAGTCCTTGCGCGACCCACTAGTCGACGAGCCATGGACCGCTAGCCCGATCGACCGTATGGATGCCATCCTTCGCGCATCCCACTATGAGATCGGCGTCGTAACGGACGGACGCTGGTGGGCGATCGTCTCGGCGCAAGATCGAGTCATGACTGCCTCAGGCATCGTCGATTCCCAGACCTGGATCGAAGAGGCCGATGTTCGAGACGGGTTCTTCGAGCTTCTCTCTCCGTTGCGGCTGGCCGGTGGCCAGGAGAACGATCGACTGCGAGCGCTGTTCTACGAGTCAGTGACGGCGGCTGAGGACATCACCGTCGCGCTCGGGACCCAGGTCAGGCGGGCTGTCGACCTTCTGGTGACGGCGTTCTCGGAGGGGACGGCCGATGCGCGAGAGAGCAGTCGCACTGATCCGCTCCCGTCTGACCGAGGACTCGTCTATGAGGGGGCAGTCACCGTGATGATGCGCGTGGTGTTCCTGCTCTTCGCCGAAGAGCGCTCGATGATGCCGCAGTCTCCGCTCTTCACCGAGGGCTACGGGGTGTCCGGGCTCCTCGACGCGCTCGACAAGCGAAAGCGCGAGGAAGGGGCCGAGGCCCTCGACGGCACTCACTACACCTGGCACCGCCTGCTGGCCACGTCCCAGGCCTTGTCGCAGGGCGTGACCAGCGAAGACATGCGGCTTCCCGCCTACGGTGGTTCTCTGTTCGACCCCTCCCGGTTCATGTTCATGACTGCGACTGACGATCGTGGGTCGCTCGCCGTGACCGTCTCCGACCGCGTCATGCTCGAAGTCCTCAGAGCCGTCCAGGAAGCGGTCATCAGCGGTGAGCGTCGCCGCGTGTCGTTCCGCGACATCGATGTCGAGCAGATCGGCTACATCTACGAGGGCTTGCTTGGCTACACCGCAGCTGACGTGGACGAGGTCGTGGTCGGCCTAGTAGGCAAGGACGGCGAAGAGCCCGAGATTCCGTTGACTACTCTCGAGGGCCTCGCTGAGAGCGCTCCGGACGCAAAGAAGCTGGCTGAGTCGGTCGTCAAGTGGGTCAAGGACAACCAGCATGGTGCTGCCACAAAGTCCGCCACCGCGCTCAAGAAGCTCCTCGACTCAGTTGTCGAGGACGGCGAACGCGCGCTGCTGTCGGTCACGCGCGATTCCGAGCTCCTCGATCAGCTCCGGCCGTTCGTCGGGATCATCCGTCGCGATCTGCGCGAGCGGCCCGTCGTGATCCGGCCAGGTGGCCTTGCCATCATCGAGACTCCCTCGCGAGCCAACTCTGGGGCTCACTACACACCAAAGTCGTTGGCCCAAGAGGTCGTCCGATACGCACTTGAGCCGCTCGTCTACCGGCCTGGGCCCCACCAAACCGAAGATACGGACCAGTGGAGGCTGCTCGACTCCAACGAGATTCTTGACCTCAAGGTGGCCGACATCGCGTGCGGTTCTGGCGCCTTCCTTGTGGCTGCGGCTGAGTACCTTGCCGCGCGCGTGCTCCAGGCGTGGCAGTCAGAGGGCGTTCGCGGAACTCCCCACGAGCTAGAGGTCAAGGCCAAGCGGCAGGTGGTCGCCCAGTGTCTCTACGGAGCCGACATCAACGGCATGGCCGTAGAGATGTGCAAGCTCTCGCTCTGGCTCGTGTCGCTCGACCCGGACCAGCCTTTCTCCTTCGTCGATGACAAGGTGCTGCACGGGAATTCGCTGCTGGGCATCACGGACGTCCGCCAGCTCGAAGCGCTGCACATCGACCCGGCGCAGGCCAAGAGCTCTGTGCTGGGCAACTACTCCGAGGGCACCTTGTTCGGTGGTGGGTCCGAAGCGCAGGGCATGGAGCTGCTCGATGTCCGCTCTGTCATCCAACGAGCTGTCAGGCTCCGGCAGCGTCTGGCCAGTGAGGTCGACGACCACGACCCAGCCCGCTCAACCAACACCAAGCTTCGCCTGTGGCACGAGTACGAAGACGTCATCGAGCAGACTCGGGACGTCGCCAACGGCATCATCGCCGCTGGTCTCCAAGAAGGTGGAAAGTCGGGCAAGAAGCTGAACGAGCGGTACGAGAACCTGCGTATCGCTGTCGACAGAGCCTTCGCAGCGGGTCGAGGTGACCGAGTGATGCTGGACAGCATCGTTGTAGAAGGGCTTCGCCCCGCTGTCGACACCGACTACGACCGCTGGAAGCCGCTTCACTGGGCCCTCGCAGTCCCGGATGTGCTTGAGCGTGGAGGTTTCGACGCCATCGTAGGCAACCCGCCCTTCCTCGGTGGGCAGAAGCTGACCGGTGCGATGGGGACGAACGTTCGTGACTGGTTGGTCAACGTACTCGCGGACGGACGCAGGGGGAGCGCTGACCTCGTCGCCTACTTCTTCCTCCGCGCCACCGCGCTGTTGCACGCCAAGGGTGCGCTTGGGCTGATCGCAACGAACACGATCGCGCAGGGCGATAGCCGCCAGGTGGGTCTGGACGCGATGGTCGCCGACGGCTTCACGATCACGCGGTCGATCCAATCGCGCTCGTGGCCGGCGGCAAGCGCGAACCTCGAGTACGCGGCTGTCTGGGGCACTCGCGCTTCTGTCGCTGAGGCGGTTCCGCGCGTGGCCGATGACATCCCGGTCCGTCGAATCAGCACTTTGCTCGAACCAGCGGGGCGGGTCCATGGCAACCCGATCAGGCTTGCCGAAAATGCTGGGGTGGCCTACGTCGGGTGCTACGTCCTAGGTATGGGTTTTGTAGTTGCCCCGGAAGAGGCGGCGGAGTGGATTGCCACGGACCCACGCAACGCTGAGGTCCTCTTCCCCTACCTCAACGGCGAGGACCTCAACTCCCGCCCAGACGCCTCGGCATCACGTTGGGTCATCGACTTCAACGACTTGGAAGAAGCAACAGCGGCGTCGTACACCCTCCCCTTCGAGCGTATTTCGCAGTTTGTTAAGCCCGAACGACAGCGCCGCAACCCAGATGGCCTGTTCGCGCTCAGGAAGCCTCTCCCCGAACGATGGTGGCAGTACGCAGAGAAACGCCCGGCCATGCGACGAGCAATCGCAGATCTTGGCGAAGTGTTGGTCATCGCACGTGTCAGCAAGACGGTGATGCCGGTTCGCGTGCCGACAGGACAGGTTGCGAGTGAGCAGTGCATCGTATTCGCCACGAGTAGTTACAGCGATCAGGCGATACTGTCGTCGAGCATCCACCAAACATGGTCCTTGACCTACGGATCCGGGATGCGAAACGATCCGCGATATACTCCATCGGACATTTTTGAAACATTCCCTCGGCCAAATAACGCGAGAGTCGAACTTGCCGAGATCGGTTGCCGGCTAGAGGTGGACCGAAGGGGCGTTTTGCAGAGCCTCGGCGGCGGACTGACCAAACTCTACAACAGGATAAATGACCCTATGGACCTCGACGACCAAGGAATCGCCGAGTTGCGCGATCTTCACGTCGAGCTCGACAAAGAAGTCCTGAGATCGTACGGATGGAGTGACATTGAACTTGATTACGGGTTTCACGAGTACCGAAAATACCGACGTTGGACTTTGGGCCCAGGGGCCCGTGTGGAACTTCTCGACCGCCTCCTGGAGGAAAACCATCGTCGAGGTGGTCGCTAG
- a CDS encoding type IIL restriction-modification enzyme MmeI encodes MGFVLEPEEAAEWIATDPRNAEVLFPYLNGEDLNSRPDASASRWVIDFNDRTEAEAASYPLPFARLLKTVKPERAEKPLAVSSAPWWRFLRTRGEMRRAIEGKSEVLVIALVSKTVMPVRVAAHQIPSHKLGVFADDSVGTQAILSSSLHWLWTVRYSSTMRADINYSPSDAFLTFPRPNSTPDLQAAGQQLESDRREIMLRRNLGLTKLYNLVNDPDVRTDRDIQHLRDIHVSIDNACLRAYGWDDISPTHGFHTYRQLIRWSTSPSAGAEILDRLLSENLRRGSRSD; translated from the coding sequence ATGGGCTTCGTGCTCGAGCCGGAAGAGGCCGCGGAGTGGATTGCCACGGACCCACGCAACGCTGAGGTCCTCTTCCCCTACCTCAACGGCGAGGACCTCAACTCCCGCCCAGACGCCTCGGCATCACGTTGGGTCATCGACTTCAACGACCGCACCGAGGCCGAAGCCGCCAGCTACCCCCTGCCGTTTGCCCGGCTTCTCAAGACTGTCAAGCCCGAACGGGCTGAGAAGCCCCTAGCCGTGAGTTCAGCTCCCTGGTGGAGGTTTCTCCGGACTCGAGGAGAGATGCGCCGGGCAATCGAGGGCAAGTCGGAGGTGTTGGTCATCGCACTTGTCAGCAAGACTGTGATGCCCGTCAGGGTCGCGGCACACCAGATTCCTAGTCACAAACTAGGGGTATTTGCAGATGACTCAGTCGGCACTCAGGCAATTCTGTCGTCAAGCTTGCACTGGCTCTGGACCGTCCGATACTCGTCAACCATGCGGGCGGATATAAACTACTCGCCATCGGATGCATTCCTGACTTTCCCGAGGCCAAATTCGACACCAGACCTGCAGGCCGCTGGCCAACAACTGGAAAGCGACCGAAGAGAAATTATGCTGCGTCGAAACCTTGGCTTGACCAAACTCTACAACCTCGTCAACGACCCGGACGTCCGGACAGATCGCGACATCCAGCACCTGCGCGACATCCACGTGAGTATAGACAATGCGTGCCTGCGTGCGTACGGCTGGGATGACATCTCGCCAACGCATGGGTTCCACACCTATCGCCAGCTGATCCGATGGTCGACATCCCCTTCAGCAGGCGCAGAAATTCTTGACCGGCTTTTGAGTGAAAATTTACGTCGGGGATCTCGATCGGACTGA